A part of Anaerohalosphaeraceae bacterium genomic DNA contains:
- a CDS encoding glycosyltransferase family 2 protein encodes MFKGQKVVVVMPAYNAEATLRRTHQEVMEQGIVDLVIVVDDASSDRTAEVARQLPCTLVHVHPRNQGYGANQKTCYRLALEQGADIVIMVHPDYQYTPQLIPAMASMIANGLYPCVLGSRILGGYALKGGMPLWRYAANRFLTFAENLLMGAKLSEYHTGYRAFSRTLLEQLPLEANSDDFVFDNQMLAQILWLGYPIGEVSCPTRYFAEASSINFRRSCVYGLGCLKTALQYRLAKWGLIRPALFPVCPAVKAGPEKSV; translated from the coding sequence ATGTTTAAAGGGCAAAAAGTGGTGGTGGTCATGCCGGCTTATAATGCGGAGGCGACGCTGCGACGCACGCATCAGGAAGTGATGGAGCAGGGGATTGTGGACCTGGTGATTGTGGTGGATGACGCCAGTTCGGACCGCACGGCCGAGGTGGCCCGGCAGCTGCCGTGTACGCTGGTTCATGTTCATCCCCGCAATCAGGGCTATGGGGCCAACCAGAAGACCTGCTATCGGCTGGCGCTGGAGCAGGGGGCGGATATTGTGATTATGGTGCATCCGGACTACCAATATACGCCGCAGCTGATTCCGGCGATGGCGTCGATGATTGCCAACGGCCTGTATCCGTGTGTGCTGGGGTCACGGATTCTGGGCGGCTATGCCCTCAAAGGCGGGATGCCGCTGTGGCGCTATGCAGCCAACCGGTTTTTGACCTTTGCGGAAAACCTGCTGATGGGGGCCAAACTGTCGGAGTATCATACGGGCTATCGGGCCTTTTCGAGGACACTGCTGGAACAGCTGCCGCTGGAAGCCAATTCGGATGATTTCGTTTTTGACAACCAGATGCTGGCGCAGATTCTCTGGCTGGGATATCCGATTGGGGAGGTGTCCTGCCCCACAAGGTATTTCGCCGAGGCATCGTCCATTAACTTCCGCCGCAGCTGCGTGTACGGCCTGGGGTGTCTGAAGACGGCTCTGCAGTACCGTCTTGCCAAATGGGGGCTTATCCGCCCGGCTTTGTTTCCGGTGTGTCCTGCGGTGAAGGCAGGGCCGGAAAAGAGCGTTTGA
- a CDS encoding class I SAM-dependent methyltransferase — protein MTEAGITNQSCIYCGHAQSRFCYAAESIKGETFSLFHCLKCGAYFLFPRPDDRQLERYYDEAYYGSQTTKFLPAVEKVLDFFRQGRARAVSRFVRPPARVLDVGCGNGRFLGYLIERGYEGYGVELPGRAAQRAEQVSGIHLKIGTLEDGDFPKGFFDAVCLWHVFEHLPQPRKTLQTINSVLKPGGFLFLSMPNIRSWQGRLFKGRWLHLDPPRHLVFFSPEGLVRVLSEQGFRLCRKTTFSLEQNVFGIQQSLLNCICRKREILFEFLKGNRSYTAGYPMGLLRLQQIFALLTSPLFVLGAALESLFGAGGTMEMVFVKTEKPIFEGEKSADV, from the coding sequence ATGACGGAAGCGGGAATCACGAACCAGTCGTGTATTTACTGCGGGCACGCCCAAAGCCGTTTTTGCTATGCAGCCGAAAGCATCAAAGGTGAAACATTCTCACTTTTCCATTGTTTGAAGTGCGGTGCCTATTTTCTGTTTCCGCGTCCTGATGACCGTCAGCTCGAACGGTATTATGATGAGGCCTATTACGGCTCTCAGACAACCAAGTTTCTTCCTGCTGTCGAGAAGGTTCTGGATTTTTTTCGGCAGGGTCGTGCTCGTGCGGTAAGCCGTTTTGTTCGGCCGCCGGCACGGGTTTTGGATGTCGGCTGCGGAAACGGCCGGTTTCTTGGTTATCTGATTGAGCGGGGGTATGAGGGATATGGGGTAGAGCTGCCGGGGCGGGCGGCTCAGCGGGCGGAACAGGTGTCCGGAATCCATCTGAAAATCGGCACCCTTGAGGACGGGGATTTTCCGAAGGGTTTTTTTGATGCCGTTTGTCTGTGGCATGTCTTTGAGCATTTGCCGCAGCCGAGAAAAACACTTCAGACCATCAATTCTGTTCTCAAGCCCGGAGGTTTTTTGTTTTTGTCGATGCCGAATATCCGAAGCTGGCAGGGACGGCTTTTTAAAGGCCGCTGGCTTCATCTGGACCCGCCGCGGCATCTGGTTTTCTTCTCGCCGGAGGGACTGGTGCGGGTACTCAGCGAGCAGGGATTTCGATTGTGCCGAAAGACGACTTTTTCACTGGAACAGAACGTTTTCGGAATTCAGCAGAGTCTTCTGAACTGCATCTGCCGCAAACGGGAGATTTTGTTTGAATTTTTAAAGGGCAATCGTTCCTACACGGCCGGATATCCGATGGGATTGCTGCGGCTTCAGCAGATTTTTGCCTTGCTGACCAGTCCGCTGTTTGTGTTGGGGGCGGCTTTGGAGTCGCTTTTCGGGGCGGGGGGAACAATGGAGATGGTTTTTGTAAAGACGGAAAAACCGATTTTTGAAGGAGAAAAATCCGCCGATGTTTAA
- a CDS encoding PilT/PilU family type 4a pilus ATPase → MPEGQPLDTHIVKLKNPPQIEKLFKAAIKADASDLHLKVGMPPKMRIHSKLKNTTGQPLTEEEIEELIFEIMSEEQKKYFLEHGSLDFAYQVGELDRFRINTFRQRGYISVVARRISGRIPPFETLHLPPIVEKIADNHDGLILVTGPTGCGKTSTIASMIDHINRTRSEHIITIEDPIEFLHVDKKSIVSQREIGIDVLNWNDALRTLMRQDPDVVVIGEMRDQQTVTAAMRAAETGHLVFGTLHANNAPQTIQRLLDMFPQEERDLIRQTFALTMRAIISQQLLPGIRPDVPRIPAVEILINTPVVRKLISESREGDLSSVIRSSYGEGMVDFTESLRKLVEEEYIDLRVAEQYAPNVEELKMALKGIRSTAGGIL, encoded by the coding sequence ATGCCGGAAGGTCAGCCGTTAGATACTCATATTGTAAAACTGAAAAATCCGCCCCAGATTGAAAAACTCTTCAAGGCCGCCATCAAGGCCGATGCAAGCGACCTCCATCTGAAGGTCGGAATGCCTCCCAAGATGCGGATTCACAGCAAACTGAAGAATACCACCGGCCAGCCCCTCACCGAAGAAGAAATCGAAGAGCTGATTTTTGAAATCATGAGCGAGGAGCAGAAAAAGTACTTCCTCGAACACGGCTCTCTCGACTTCGCTTATCAGGTCGGCGAACTGGACCGCTTCCGCATTAACACCTTCCGCCAGCGCGGCTACATCAGCGTCGTCGCCCGCCGAATCAGCGGCAGAATTCCGCCTTTCGAGACCCTTCACCTGCCGCCTATTGTCGAAAAAATCGCCGACAACCACGACGGCCTTATCCTCGTAACCGGACCGACCGGATGCGGAAAAACTTCCACCATCGCCTCCATGATTGATCATATTAACCGCACCCGTTCTGAACACATTATCACCATCGAGGACCCGATTGAATTTCTGCATGTCGACAAAAAATCCATTGTTTCTCAGCGGGAAATTGGTATCGACGTCCTCAACTGGAACGATGCTCTGCGCACCCTGATGCGGCAGGACCCGGACGTCGTCGTCATCGGCGAAATGCGAGACCAGCAGACCGTCACCGCCGCGATGCGGGCCGCCGAAACCGGCCATCTGGTCTTCGGAACCCTTCACGCCAACAATGCCCCTCAGACCATCCAGCGGCTGCTCGATATGTTTCCGCAGGAAGAACGGGATTTGATTCGCCAGACCTTCGCCCTGACAATGCGGGCGATTATCAGCCAGCAGCTGCTGCCCGGCATCCGGCCCGATGTGCCGCGGATTCCCGCCGTTGAAATCCTGATTAATACTCCGGTCGTGCGGAAACTCATCAGCGAATCCCGGGAGGGAGATTTGTCCAGCGTCATTCGCTCCTCCTACGGCGAGGGCATGGTGGACTTTACGGAAAGTCTGCGGAAATTAGTCGAGGAAGAATATATTGACCTGAGGGTCGCAGAACAGTACGCTCCCAATGTCGAGGAACTCAAGATGGCCCTAAAAGGAATCCGTTCCACGGCGGGCGGCATTCTTTAA